A stretch of DNA from Candidatus Micrarchaeum acidiphilum ARMAN-2:
GTCAATTCATCTGCGCTCAGGCAGTACAAGTGGGAGCCCAAATGCAACATACCGACTGCATATCTGACAGGCATGCTGCTTGCAAAGCAGTCGAAGGGCAAGGTAACTGGCAAGCTTGTACTTGACAACGGGCTATACCGGCCGATAAAATCTGGAGTCATATTCGCAGCGCTCAGGGGCTGCGTCGATGGCGGCTTGGAGGTACCAAACAGCGTAGAATTCGACGAATCTAGGCTTTCCGGAAAGCATATAGCGGAGTTCGCGAAGAACACTGACAAGGCAAAGCCCGGCCATCAATTCTCGTCGTACGAGAAATCCAAATTCGACGTAAAAAATATCGAGTCCATATTCAACGAGGTAAAGAAAAATATAAAAACGTGATTCAACTATGCCAAGACCACAAAGGCGAAGCTACGAGCCCGTTAACAGGTTCGACATAAATGCATGGACACCAGCTACAGAGCTCGGGAGAATGGTAAAAAACCATGAAGTCACCTCTATAGAGCAGATATTTGCGATGAGCAGGAGGATAGAAGAGGTCGAGATAGTCGACGCTCTGCTGCCCAACATAAGGAGCGAGGTGATAGACATCGCCAGCGTGCAAAGGATGACAAGGAACAACAGGAAGCAGAAATTCAGGGTGGTCGTAGTTGCGGGCGACGAGAAGGGCCACGTCGGCATCGGCGCAGCCAAAGACATAGAGGTCAAGGCTGCAATAGAGGGCGCTGTCAAGAATGCAAAGCGCAACATCATACCGGTCATGTTCGGATGCGGATCATGGCAGTGCACATGCGGCCAGGAACACAGCCTTCCATTTACTGTGAAAGGAAGATGCAGCAGCATAGAGGTCATACTAAAACCAGCGCCCAGGGGTCTGGGAATCGTAGCCAGCAAGCCGGTAAAGCTGATGCTTGAACTCGCCGGGCTCAAGGATGTATGGAGCTTCTCGCGGGGCAGGACAAGGACAAAGTACAATACCCTGATGGCGGTCTACAACGCGCTCGGCAACATAATAAGCATGAAGAACGTCAGCTCTGCGATAGTGTCAAAGAACTAGCACAATTTGTAGCTCAATCTAACTGTTGTTCGCTATGGTTTTAAATTGGTTTACTAAAAATAAAGCTTGCAATAATGTGTGATTTGAATGAAAGTTTATGTAGACAAGCCTTTGTGCACCGGATGCCAGCACTGCAAGGACGTTTGCCCGGTCGCGGTATTTGAAATGAAGAAGAGGAGCGCGCCAGAAGAGGTGAACACGGACACCGCACCGGAGTCTGCGCAATGGAAAGGCCAGAGCGATCCCGCAGTAGTCGAAAAGTGGTCGAAGGTGGAGGACGGACACAAGCACTTCGCCGACGAGAATGATGGAACAAGCGGTGGGATTTCAGTGGGCGTGAACGGCGAAGCGTGCATACTATGCCAGGCGTGCCTCATACAGTGCGAGGGCGAATGCATACATATAATAGACGACACAAACACCGAATACAAGTCCATATACGCATAAACGCAGATTTTTATTTGATTTTTATAATTTGGCTTCTTATTTTAATTGTTTCCTGGACCGAACTAGGCTGACCAGCGGCTGCGATAACCGGCAGGTAATATCCATGATAGAATTCACGAGCACGCCC
This window harbors:
- a CDS encoding ribosomal protein S5, with the protein product MPRPQRRSYEPVNRFDINAWTPATELGRMVKNHEVTSIEQIFAMSRRIEEVEIVDALLPNIRSEVIDIASVQRMTRNNRKQKFRVVVVAGDEKGHVGIGAAKDIEVKAAIEGAVKNAKRNIIPVMFGCGSWQCTCGQEHSLPFTVKGRCSSIEVILKPAPRGLGIVASKPVKLMLELAGLKDVWSFSRGRTRTKYNTLMAVYNALGNIISMKNVSSAIVSKN
- a CDS encoding 4Fe-4S ferredoxin iron-sulfur binding domain protein — encoded protein: MKVYVDKPLCTGCQHCKDVCPVAVFEMKKRSAPEEVNTDTAPESAQWKGQSDPAVVEKWSKVEDGHKHFADENDGTSGGISVGVNGEACILCQACLIQCEGECIHIIDDTNTEYKSIYA
- a CDS encoding ribosomal protein L18P/L5E; its protein translation is MHKTIRRRRASALTNYAKRLALVKSRLDRLVIRKTNRGIIAQVVRYSEDGDKVLAHVNSSALRQYKWEPKCNIPTAYLTGMLLAKQSKGKVTGKLVLDNGLYRPIKSGVIFAALRGCVDGGLEVPNSVEFDESRLSGKHIAEFAKNTDKAKPGHQFSSYEKSKFDVKNIESIFNEVKKNIKT